One segment of Spiroplasma kunkelii CR2-3x DNA contains the following:
- a CDS encoding Mbov_0401 family ICE element transposase-like protein translates to MTLLGDIQIKIRRYKFWDASAYNNKTKNYGKWRFKCLLLEDLKFEKYQKITHDLKELILTNVADGKRIKDINDMIPVKSLLYSSIARLINKLDLNLENASNKFSNKTSSKYIYIVLDDTFLSLKEKNKKKKFRIRTAFFHQGHMPEDERVGNSILLNKRTYCKLLRTATNINTLEYSEELFKEMSKYYNITPDTQFIVCGDGADWIKNTSHFLNAKYVLDKFHAIRKIGTVFNLKSKYDKLQFKICKGLFNNGEYTKLITHLECFKNKPNLITKQNNLLNVIKYFKKRKDGIIAYKHDWCLSACAEALISHTIKAQLGHGNKIYSYDSFRNILVLRVAKINGLNLVKEMFNEQLENKDISLENIKMAKWNNNANNSLYEPKKGGIPVMNYRTTSISKVLKEITAVR, encoded by the coding sequence ATTACATTACTTGGAGATATTCAGATTAAAATTAGACGTTATAAATTTTGAGATGCAAGTGCGTATAATAATAAAACAAAAAATTATGGTAAATGACGATTTAAATGTCTTTTATTAGAAGATTTAAAATTTGAAAAATATCAAAAAATTACACATGATTTAAAAGAATTAATATTAACTAATGTAGCTGATGGAAAAAGAATTAAAGACATTAATGATATGATTCCAGTTAAAAGTCTTTTATATTCTTCAATAGCTAGATTAATTAATAAATTGGATCTTAATTTAGAAAATGCAAGTAATAAATTTAGCAATAAAACATCATCAAAATATATTTATATTGTTCTAGATGATACTTTTTTATCTTTGAAAGAGAAAAATAAGAAGAAGAAATTTCGAATTCGTACAGCATTTTTTCATCAAGGTCATATGCCAGAAGATGAAAGAGTTGGAAATTCAATTTTATTAAATAAAAGAACTTATTGTAAATTATTAAGAACTGCTACAAATATTAATACATTAGAATATAGTGAAGAACTTTTTAAAGAAATGTCAAAATATTATAATATTACACCTGATACTCAATTTATTGTATGTGGAGATGGCGCTGATTGGATAAAAAATACTTCTCATTTTTTAAATGCAAAATATGTTTTAGATAAGTTTCATGCAATTAGAAAAATTGGAACAGTATTTAATTTAAAAAGTAAGTACGATAAATTACAGTTTAAAATTTGTAAAGGTCTTTTTAACAATGGAGAATATACAAAATTAATCACTCATTTAGAATGCTTTAAAAATAAACCTAATTTAATTACTAAACAAAATAATTTATTAAATGTAATTAAATATTTTAAAAAACGTAAAGATGGAATTATTGCATATAAACATGATTGATGTTTAAGCGCATGTGCAGAAGCATTAATATCGCATACAATAAAAGCACAATTAGGCCACGGGAATAAGATCTATTCGTATGATTCATTTAGAAACATTTTAGTCTTACGTGTAGCAAAAATTAATGGATTAAACTTAGTTAAAGAAATGTTTAATGAACAACTTGAAAATAAAGACATTTCATTGGAAAATATAAAAATGGCTAAGTGAAATAATAATGCTAATAATTCAT